The Chitinophaga parva genomic sequence CAATGTCTGCCAGGTAAATATAGCTGGTATTGGCATCCGGGCCGGGGGCCACTTTAATATCTTCCGGGTTACGGGGGCTGATGCCGTCCAGCACCAGTTTGCCCAGGTCTTCGCCTTTGGCATTGGTAAGCGGGATCTCATTGGTACCGTTGGCATCATCATGCACATACAGGACGCCTGCATTCACTTTACTGGCAGCTATGCCGGACAGTTCGTTGTAATCCTGGCGTGCCATGTTACTTACTACCGGTGTGGCTACAAAGGCCTGGTTGGCATCCAGCAGGGTGATGTTGTATCTGGCTTCGGGGATGCTGTCTTCCGTAACGGGTGGGTTAGTGCCGCCGCCGGGTGTGGCGGTGTCCCTGGTGTTCTTGGAGCAGGCCATGCACAGTACCATGGCTAACACCGGCGTGAGTGCGCTTCGTTTCATGCATAAAAATTAAAAGCTAACACAAAGACGTAGGAGTGCCTTTGTGTTAGCATAAAGTAAAGGGTGTACAAATGAATTAGTAAGTGTGCTGGTTACCGGTGTTGTCGGTAGGATAAGCACCCATATCTTTATTCGGCGGCGTTACGTTAGCACCAAATTCGCCACCTACAGGCAGTACTGTCATCGGGAAGCCATATTGCACCAGCAGGGGAGCAGTAGGTTTCATGGGCAGGGCATAGATGCCGGTACCTCCTTTGAATACACCACCACCAATAGCGGGAGAACCAGCTTTCAGGTGGAAGTCAGCACCAGCAGGAATAACGGAGTTACGGTATTCAAAGTTGGCGCTGCGTGCCTTCACGTCGTAGTTCACGAACATGGGATCGTACTTCAGGGAGTCTGCAGCGATGTTGGTACCGTTGTTAGTACCATCAGCCAGGGTAGGGCCATTCACATAACCGTTAAAGTCACCGGGCATTTTCTGGGTGAACTGCAGTGGCTCGATAAAGATCATGTATTGTTCCACCGCAGTGCTCATGGGGGTACCACGGCCAATGCAGGTCAGGTTGTTACCATAAGAAGTGTTCAGGGTATCGCTGGGTTTACCTTTTTCAGATTTGAAAGAGATGCGCAGGCCTGATTTACAGTTTACGATGATGTTGTTGTAGAGGAAGCCGCCGGTGTTGGTTTCTGTGTTAATAGAACCATTGCGGGTGGCCTTGGCCTGGCGGAAGCCGCACTGTACCACGGTATTGTTATAGATATTTACAATGGTGTTCACGCCATTGGAACCGGCGGTTTTCAGACCATTGGTGGCTACGCCGTAGCACAGGTTGTACGCTACATCACCAAACACGTGGCTCTTCAGGTTCATGCCTTCACCACCGGTACCACCCAGCTTGTTGAAGGTGTTACGCATGATGCTCACGTAAGTGTTCTGGCATTTACCGATGCAGTCGTCCTTGCTGCCAAACAGCCAGGAGTCTTCTACGATCAGCTTACTGAAATCAGTGGCACGGTTCATATAGATCGTATACTTCGGATCACCTGCGGTAGCACCGAAATCAGTGGCATTATCACCCCAGGGGCCGCCGGTATATTCAATGTGTGTCCAGCGGAAGATCATCATGTCAGCCTTCGGGCCGCCCTGGAAACCGCCCCAGTAGCCTTTATAGGCGGGATCGCCGGTAGGATCATCTGTAATGGTGCTGTTGGATTTAGGTGTGCTGGGCGTTTCTTCTACGGTAAACCAGTTGGGGTTTTCTTTGGTACCCGCGCTTACCAGGGAGCCCATTACGAAGAAGGTGGGGCTGGTGGCGGCTGTTAAGCCATCGCCCTTGATCAGCACTTTTACACCCGGCTGTACATACAGGGTATCACCTTCATTGATGGTCACATCGGCAGTGATGTGGTAGGTCTTACCAGCCAGCATGGTGCCTTTCAGGGGAATGGCGTGGCCATTGGCGTCCAGCTTGGGCAACACGGTGTCGGAGATCGGCTCGCCGATCACCGTCAGGGGTTTGGAGATATTAACTTTCTCTCCGTTTTTTTTGCAGGAGAACATAGCTACCGAGATCATGGCGAGCATGCCGCCTCTCAGGAAATGTTTGTTCATAATTGTTGCTTTGATAAGAATGAAGGGAAAAGATGTGTGATGCTATTATTGTTTCAAAGTGAAGCGTAAACCCAGTTGATAGGTCTGGCCGTACTGGTCGCGCTGGGCCAGTGTTTTACCTGAAGCAGGATGCTGCAGGGGGACCTCCACGCTGTTGTTGATCGGCTTGTTAACGTCCACTTCGTATTTGGCATTGAGGAGGTTCTGCACTTTTACAAACACGGCAAAGTGTTTCGCAAAGCGTTTTTCTGCAGAGATGTCAAAAAAGTTGGTGGGTTGCTGCCAGTAATCAAACCCATAGTAGGGAGATACCAACACAATGCGCTTGCCGGTGTACTGCCATGCCAGCTGTGCATCCAGGCCGAGTTGCTGGTTCTTGTACAGCAAGGCAGCATTGGCAATGTGTGCGGCCTGCCCCTGCAGGGGACGTGTTTCCGTAACGGGGATCTTTTGGGATATGCCATCAATGATAGCAGAACTGAACTTGCTGTCTGTTACGGAAGAGTGAGTGTAAGTATAGTTAGTTCTCAGGCCAAAATTGCCCAGGTATTTTTCGTATACAAATTCAAAACCATAGTTAGTGGCGTTACCAAAGTTGTTGGGCTGGTAAAAGGTGTTATTGACCATGTTTCCCGTGATGGTAAAGCCATACTCGATAGGATCCTGGATGTTTTTGTAAAAAGCACCTAACAACAGTTGTTCGTTGGCGCGGGGATACCATTCATAGCGCAGGTTCAGGTTCTGGGCCGTACTGTGCTTCAGGTAAGAATTACCTTTCTCCGCAAAGTTGTCACCATCAAAATTATAAGGTACAATGTCAAAGAAGTTGGGGCGGGTGATAGCCGCATAATAGCCGAAACGCACGTTGGTCACCGCGTTCACTGCATATTTCAGGTTCAGGCTCGGTAATACATCACCATAACTGATGTTGCCACTCTTGCCCGCGGAGGTTTCCGGCAGGTTAGTGTCAAAGCTTTGGGTAGTGCTTTCATAGCGCACACCGGCCACGGCTTCCAGTTTCTTTACATTGAATTTCACCATGGCATAACCGGCAGTAATGTCTTCATCCGCGCGGTAATTGTTTGCGCTGCCGTTGCTGCCGGCAGGGTTCGATACAGTCCACCTGAGATTATAGATGTTAGTCCATGCCTGCGTATTGCTGTTCGGGTCCGGGATAGGATCGAGGATGTAGTGGTCGTAGGTATTATCGCGGTGCTTATTACGGTACAGGCCACCTGCAGAGACGGTATATGGAATACTGCGTAGTTTATTGCTGTAAGCCAGGTTGAGATAGCCCGCCAGGTCGCGGTCAGTATTGTGCCACCAGTCACGGTTAAATTTAGCCGCAACAGGCGCGTGGTACACCGGCGTGTTATTGTTGCCATCACCGTAAGTGCCGCCGTCATATTCATATTCCGCCCAGTCAGGGATGTTATTGGTCGCATTAGAATACACCGCTGTCCAGTCCAGGTGCAAATGGGTGGTCAGTTCATGATCACCACGCAGGGAAGTGGTAAGGATGGTCTGCTCCTGGTATTTGGAACGTCCGTAATTCCATACCTGGCCTATGCCGGGGCCTGTGCGGGGCGCCACCATCAGGGAGTCTGTAGTGAGGCGTGCCTGTGCATCCTGCAGGTCTGCATACAATGCCTGCAGGCTTATTTTGTGTTGGTCGTTGAATTTGTAATCGACGTTCGCATTGGCAGCAGAACGGGTGATGTGGGTAGCGTAATCGCGGAAGTAAGCATGCTTGATATACAGCTGGTCACCTTCGTCATACTCGCCCGGC encodes the following:
- a CDS encoding TonB-dependent receptor, which codes for MRLRFLSLLTLSLIPRIAFSQQAHHVIKGTIVDAHTKEQMIGATIFIPELKRSTSARLDGSFVLENIQPGTYHFQCSYVGYLKLDTVITVRDNIKISLTLQASSSALNEVVVTGANYDRESENSAKRSEQLAPNTMNIISAKAIRLSPDITIANVMQRISGVSVERSSSGEGRYAIIRGMDQRYNNTLINGIKIPSPDNKNRFVPLDLFPADLVERVEVSKTLTPNMEADAVGGTVNMVMKKAPNQLYVNASAATGVSQNVLDNGFDAFPVSAINKKSPYQAKGPSYQAQPNDFTRDNLNYTHRKAPLNSMGTLSLGNRFLNDKLGIMLGGSYQNTYKSYHSIFMPGEYDEGDQLYIKHAYFRDYATHITRSAANANVDYKFNDQHKISLQALYADLQDAQARLTTDSLMVAPRTGPGIGQVWNYGRSKYQEQTILTTSLRGDHELTTHLHLDWTAVYSNATNNIPDWAEYEYDGGTYGDGNNNTPVYHAPVAAKFNRDWWHNTDRDLAGYLNLAYSNKLRSIPYTVSAGGLYRNKHRDNTYDHYILDPIPDPNSNTQAWTNIYNLRWTVSNPAGSNGSANNYRADEDITAGYAMVKFNVKKLEAVAGVRYESTTQSFDTNLPETSAGKSGNISYGDVLPSLNLKYAVNAVTNVRFGYYAAITRPNFFDIVPYNFDGDNFAEKGNSYLKHSTAQNLNLRYEWYPRANEQLLLGAFYKNIQDPIEYGFTITGNMVNNTFYQPNNFGNATNYGFEFVYEKYLGNFGLRTNYTYTHSSVTDSKFSSAIIDGISQKIPVTETRPLQGQAAHIANAALLYKNQQLGLDAQLAWQYTGKRIVLVSPYYGFDYWQQPTNFFDISAEKRFAKHFAVFVKVQNLLNAKYEVDVNKPINNSVEVPLQHPASGKTLAQRDQYGQTYQLGLRFTLKQ